DNA from Acetobacter aceti NBRC 14818:
GCCACTTCCTGAGCGGAACCACTGCGTTCGTCATGTGGCTTGAGGTTGATCAGGAAACGGCCCTGATTGAGTGTAGAGTTCTGTCCGTCCACACCCACGAAGGAAGACAGCGACACGACATCCGGATCTTTCAGGATCGCCTGAGCAAGTTCCTGCTGATGTGTCTTCATCGCATCGAAAGACGTGGCCTGAGCCGCGACGGAAATACCCTGAATGACGCCGGTATCCTGAACCGGGAAGAAGCCTTTGGGAATTTCCCATGCCAGAAAACCGGTCAGCAGCAGGGTCGCGCCAAAGACCAGAAGCGTGGTGCCCGAGTGCGCCAGCACGACATCCAGCGCCCGGTCATAGGCCGCGATGAGCCGGTTGGTAGCCACTTCCATACGGGCCGACCAACGCTGGAACCATGTTTTGGCGTCTTCCACGGTGTGCGGACGCTCGCTCAGCAGACGGGCGCACATCATCGGCACGAGCGTCAGGGAGACAACGGCGGACAGAATGATGGTGATGGCCAGCGTCAGCGCGAATTCGTGGAACAGACGCCCGATCACGTCGCCCATGAACAGCAGCGGGATCAGCACGGCGATCAGCGAGATGGTCAGCGAGATGATGGTGAAGCCAATCTCGCCCGCGCCCTTCATAGCGGCCGTCATGCGGTCGTCACCCTGCTCGATATAGCGGGAGATGTTCTCGATCATGACGATGGCGTCGTCCACGACAAAGCCGGTGGCGATGGTCAGCGACATGAGCGAAAGATTGTCGAGCGAAAAGCCCAGCAGATCCATGACAGCAAAGGTGCCGACGATGGAGAGAGGCACGGAAAGGCTCGGGATGATCGTGGCCGGAACGTTGCGCAGGAACACGAAAATCACCGCGACGACGAGCGCCAGAGCCAGAAACAGCTCGAACTCCACATCCGCGACAGAAGCGCGGATAGTGGTGGTGCGGTCGGTGAGGGGAACAATGTCGATCCCCGGCGGCATGGATTCCTGAAGTCTCGGCAGGATCGCCTTGATGTTGTCCACCACCGCGATCACGTTCGCACCCGGCTGACGCTGCACGTTCAGCACAAGACCGGGGGTCGTGTTGGCCCACGCGGCCAGCTGTGTGTTTTCAGCGCCGACGATAACCGTGGCGACATCCTTCAGACGGATCGGTCCGTTGTTCTGATAGGCGATCACCTGATTCAGAAGCTGCGTCGCGCTGGCGATCTGCCCATCCACGCGCAGGGTCGAGGCGCGTTGTGCGCCGTCGAATGTGCCGGTCGGGGAGTTGACGTTCACATTGCCTATGGTGGTTCGCAATGTGTCGAGATCAAGGCCATAGGAGGTCAGCTTCGGAATGTTGACGCGAACCCGCAGAGCCTTGCGGTTGCCGCCTGACAGGGTGACGAGACCAACGCCGGAAATCTGGCTGATCTTCTGCTCAAGCCGGGTATCGACATAGTCCTCGACCTCCGGCAGCGGGATCGTCTTCGAGGTAATCCCAAGCGTCAGAACGGGAGTGTCGGCGGGATTGACCTTGGCGTAGGTTGGTGGCGCGGGCAGATCGGTCGGCAGCAGCGAGTTGGCCTGATTGATTGCGGCCTGCACTTCCTGCTCGGCCACATCCATCGACATGCTCAATCCGAAGCGCAGCGTGACGACGGATGCGCCGCCCGAAGAACGGGAGGTCATCTGGTCCAGTCCTGGCATCTGCCCGAACTGGGTTTCCAGAGGCGCCGTGACGGAGGTGGCCATCACATCCGGACCCGCGCCCGGATAGAAGGTCTGCACGGTGATGGTCGGATATTCGACCTCCGGCAGCGCGGACACGGGCAGGAAATGATAACCCAGAAGACCGGCGATCAGGATCGCCACCATCAGCAGGGTGGTGGCGACGGGCCGTTCGATGAAGATGCGTGAGGGGTTCACGGTCTGGCGTCAGTTGGTGCTGTTGTGGTGACGATGTGACGAGGCCGGATGCGCGTCCTGCTGCTGTTTGGTCGTGTCCGGATGATCGGCGGGAATGCTCACTTTGGCTCCGGCGCGGAGATGGTCGGTACCGTCCGTCACCACGCGATCGCCCGGTTTCAGACCATCGCTGACAACCGTGCGCGTGCCGTTCGTGATGCCTTGTTTCACATTGCGGACCTCGACAGTGTTGTCGCTTTTCACAACGTAGACGAACTGGCCGTTCGGTCCGGTCTGGAGCGCATTGGACGGGACGATGATGGCGTTATGCAGCGTCTTCACCAGCAGGCGGGCGTTCACGAACTGGTTGGGGAACAGGTGCTCGTCCTCGTTCGGGAAAATGGCGCGCAGGCGGACCGTTCCCGTCGCCGTGTCGATCTGGCTGTCGAGCGAACTGACGCTTCCGGTGGCGATCTTCTGCGTGTTGGAGCTGTTCCAGGCCTCGACCTGCAACGGATTGCCTGCGCGAAGCTGATCGGCAACTTCCGGCAACTGGTCCTGCGGCAGGGTGAAGATGACGGAAATCGGCTGCATCTGGGTCAGGATGGCCAGACCGCCTGATTGTCCCGCCGTGACATAGTTGCCCCTGTCCACGGCGCGGATGCCGACACGACCGTCAACCGGGGCCGTGATGTGGCAGTAGACGAGCTGAAGTTTCTGGTTATCGACCAGCGCCTGATCGACTTTCACAGTGCCTTCAAGCTGTTTGACCGTAAATTCCTGATCCCGTGCGGTCATGGCAGCCACACTGTCCTGCTTGATCAGCTTCTGATAGCGGGCGTTGTCGATGCGGGCGCGCTCAAGCTGCGCCTGATCCTGAGCAAGCTGGCCCTGATACTGGTGCAGCGCGACCTCGTATGGACGCGGATCAATGATGGCGAGCAGATCGTCCTTCTTGACGTGCTGGCCCTCCGTGAACTTCACGTCCATCAGATAGCCCTCAACACGGGTCTGAACTGTCACGTTGGTGATGGGCACCACGGTTCCGAGTTCGGTCAGAATGACGGGCATGTCACCGGTCGCGACGGTCTCGACCGTAACCGGCTGAGCCACACCCGTGGTCGAGCCGACCCTGCGGCTGGTTTTTTCACGATGACTGAGAAAAGCGTAAGCGACTATGCCGATCAGCAGCAGGACAAGAATGACCCATATCCAGCGGCGGGTACGGGAAGATCGGCGGGGCGAAGGGGACGGAGAGGGAGCAGGAGAAGAATTGTGTTCACTCATAACTTCTGTCGATTTCCGTCCACAGGTTCTGTTGGGGCGTTCTGAAAGGGCTCGTGTCGATTAAGCAGAGGTCTGACCCGAGGTCTGCATAGCAGTAAAAAGCCCATCTTCAACATTCAGGAACGGTGCTTTCAGCCCTTAAAAAAGTTTTCATATCACATCAGTGTTTAATTTTATCACGCTGAAAATACGAAATTTTTTTCTGTGAGGTGTAAACACACATAAACATGAAATTTTGTTAATTTTTATAGGACAATTGCAAACCATTCTCATTTGAAGAGGTATTGTGAAATATTGCAACGGGCCAACAGGTTTTTGCTACGTTTAGTATCAGAAAAGCTGCCGGGAGAATTATTTTAGATTTCACGGAAATACCGATTCGGCATCACTGGCAAAAAAGTGTTTTTTTTACTAAGTGATGAGGTGCTGGGAGTACCAATCGCACAATGTACAGCTTCTTCTGTTCTGATATGAAACGCCGGTCCGTCCGGCAGGGGCTCATACCTCTTCTGCTGCTGGCAGGGGCGGTGTGTGTGACGCCCATTCACTGCGCCCACGCGCAGGATGCGGATCAGGAGGAAGCGGAAGACGCCGCCAAGCAGGCCGAAGCCAGACGGGACGCCCGCAAGGCGGCGCCACCTGCGGCGTTGCCGGGCGCGCAGTCGAACGAAGATGAAGCCGGTCACTCCAACGGCGACATGGAGCCGACCGCTGCCCTGTTTGAAGCGATCAACCGGGGCAGTCTGGGCGCTTCCAAGGAAGCCGTCAGTCGAGGCGCGGATCTGAACGGGCACAACGTTCTGGGGCAGACGCCTCTGGATATGGCCATCGACCTGAACCGCAACGACATCATGTTCTTTCTGCTGTCCATGCGCACCATTGATGATTCTGCCGGTGTGACAACCAGCACGGTGGCGAATTCCGGTATCAGCATGAGAAATGGCTCGGGTCATCTGAGTATCGGCGGTCGCGCAGCCCGCGACAAAACCCAGTCGGTCATCGATCGGCGTTACGATGCCTCAGGCGGACAGGCCCAGCCATCGGTCGGCTTCCTCGGTTTTGGTGGCAGCTAGGGCTGGCTGCTTACAGATTGAGTGATTGCAGGGGGCGTTCTTCGGAGCGCCCTTTTGATTCCCGGCAAGAGTGATGTCAGGAAAGCCAAACGTTTTTGCTGAAACTGCAGTAAAACGCTCCAGTTTCAGATGTTTCTTACCTACTGATTGTCGGGAAATCTTCCGGCTGTGCTTTTACGTCTGCCGGATCAGACACAGACTCACGCGATAGAGGCTACCACCGTCACTGAGCGGCGATGGGAACCTCGGCGCTGGCCAGAGTAAGAGCTTCCGCATCAGCGGCAAGGCTCTCCGACCGCAACGCATCCAGCGGCACCAGCGTATCGTCGCGCTCGAAATGCCAGAACGTCCAGCCGTTGCAGGATGGAGCATTCGTCAGCAGCGCGCCCAGCTTGTGGATGGAACCGCGCTGTGTGCCGCTGACCAGCGTGCCGTCCGGCGTCACTGTGGCGGACACGCGGCGTTGGCGATCATAGACCACCGTTCCGGCAGTGATGAAATTCCGCTCGACCAGACTGCCGAACGGAACACGCGGCGCTTCCCGCTTCATCGGCGTGGTGGCGACGGCATCCTGTGGCAGAGCCTCTTCACGCTCAACGCGCTCGGCAGCAGCCTTTGCGTAATCAGGATGACGCTCGATCCCGACAAAATGACGACGCAGGCGCTTCGCCATGGCGGCTGTCGTCCCGGTTCCCGTGAATGGGTCGAGGATCACGTCGTTCTCAGCCGTGGAGGCCAGCAGTACGCGGTGCAGCAGGCTTTCCGGCTTCTGCGTCGGATGCAGCTTCAGTCCGTGCTCGTTGCGCAGACGCTCATTGCCCGTGCAGAGCGGCAGATACCAGTCCGAGCGCATCTGCACGTCATCGTTCAGAGCCTTCATGGCCTGATAGTTGAAGCGATACTTGCTGTCCTGACTGCGGGCCGCCCAGATCATCGTCTCATGTGCGTTAGTGAAGCGACGGCCACGGAAGTTCGGCATCGGATTGGATTTGCGCCACACGATATCATTCAGAATCCAGAAGCCCAGATCCTGCAGGATCGCGCCCAGACGGAAGATGTTGTGATAGGAGCCGATGACCCAGATCGTGCCGTCCTTGTGCAGCAGACGCCGTGCCTCGCTCAGCCATTCCCGTGTGAAACGGTCATAGGTTTCCAGATCCGAGAACTTGTCCCAGTCATCGTCCACACCGTCCACGACGCTGTCATCCGGACGACGCAGTTCGCCACGAAGTTGAAGGTTGTATGGTGGATCAGCAAAGATGCAGTCGACGCTGGCCGTCGGCAGGCTGCGCATGACATCGACGCATTCACCACAGAGGATCTTGTCGAGCGGAAGGTCTGAAGTGTTCTTGATAGCGCCGCTCATGCAGGGCCTCCGTTGGCGAGAGTGAGTTCAAGCTGCTTGCGGACGGTGCCGAAGCCGCGGCGATGGTGCGGAGTGCACCCTTGTGTCGTAATGGCGTTTCGATGAGCGGCGGTGCCGTAACCTGCGTTCTTCGCCCAGCCATAGCCCGGCCAGCGCGCATCCAGGCGGCTCATGATCTTGTCGCGCGTAACCTTGGCGAGGATCGAGGCGGCGGCGATGGACAGGCTGATGCCGTCTCCACCCACAATCGTGCGCACAGGCACGTCGAGAGGCGGCTTGCGGTTGCCGTCGACCAGCGCGATGCGGGGAGGGGACGGCAGCTTGCCCACGGCGCGGGCCATGGCGAGCTGTGCTGCCTTCAGGATGTTGAGCTGAAGAATTTCTTCGACCGAGGCGGCGGAGATCCCGATTTCAATTCCCGGAACACTCGGCAGGCGCGCGGCAATAGCCTCACGACGGGCCGTTGTCAGCGCCTTGGAGTCATCAATGCTCGCTGCCAGATCCTCAGGAACTCCTGCGCCGAAAACAACCGCGGCCGCAACGACAGGGCCGGCGAGAGGACCGCAACCGGCCTCATCCACTCCGGCCACGCGGCCCCCATATTCTGTTTCCAGCAAAAAATCCGGCATGGTCCCCTTTCCGAAGCCTCAAAACGACTCGATATGAATCATCGAGTCGTTTGAATCACGATTCGCAATAAAGGAAAACCATTTTGTCCCGTGACCGCGCAAGAGTCGCAGGCAAAAAAAATTCCCCGGAAGGGGAAAAAACACTCAGACTCTTCACGAGTCGTAAAAAAAGAGCCGGATACTGGACCCGGCTCTCCTTTCTTGCTGGCTCAGCCCTTGCGGCGCGGCATTAGTAGCCAGCCGATGAACGTGCCGACCACTGAAGCAATGCCCAGTGAGAGGAGCGGCTTGTCACGCACGAAGGACACGCCTTTTTCGACAAGGCTCTCGCTCTCTTCATACAGGTCGGCAAATTCCTCACGGGCGATGCCGGCCAGTTGGTCGACCTTGCCTTCAGCCTGAAGACCCAGATCACCTGTCAGGCCGCCGACAGCATCCTTGATGTGACCTTTGGCCTGATCGACGACGCCATGAATTTTTTCTTCTGTGGTGTTGATCTTGTCGTCTGACATGTCTGTCTTCCTTTCGAACATCCTGAGGCGTCAGTGGGACGCGGAACCGCAATACGGTTCATGTGGGTATAGTTGGAACCGATCTCACTGATGATGCAACGCTTTTTATGGCAAACAGTTTTAACGGGTAACTCTGATCAGACATGAGTGACTGCGGTCATCCGTCTGTTGTGCCCCGATTGGAAAATCTGTTTTGTGGCCCGCATGCCAGCTCTTCGCCGATCCCAGATCATCGCCCTGACCATCTCCAGCCTTCTGTTCATGGAGCAGCTCGATGGCACCATTCTGGCAACGGCCCTTCCGGCCATCGCGTCTTCCCTGCATGTGGACCCGGTGGCGGCCTCCGTGGCGCTGACCTCCTACATCGTCGGACTGGCCATCTTCATCCCCGCCTCAGGCGCGGTGGCCGACCGCTTCGGCAGCCGCACGACCCTGATGACGGCGATCACCCTGTTCATTGTCTGCTCCATCCTCTGCGGGCAGGCGAGCAGTCTTCCCGTGCTGGCCTTCGGACGCATGTTGCAGGGAGTAGGGGGCGCACTGATGGTGCCTGTCGGCAGGCTGGTGCTGCTGCGAAGCGTCGCCAAGTCCGAACTGCTGAAAACCATGACATGGATGATGATGCCCGCCACCCTTGGCCCGATGCTCGGCCCCGTGCTGGGCGGCTTCATCACAACCCTGCTGTCATGGCGCTGGAATTTCTACCTCAACGTGCCCGTTGGACTGCTCGGACTTTACCTGACGTGGAAACACGTCCCCCAGTTGCGGGAAAAGCAGAGCCGTCCCTTCGACTGGCCCGGCATGGGGCTGGCTGGCGGCGGTCTGGCGCTGCTGTCCTTCAGCGCGGAGATGATCAGCCACAACACAAAGCCCTACTGGCTTTCCGCCAGCCTGCTGATCGCCGGAGCCTGTCTGTTTCTCGGTTATTTCCGCCACATGAAGCGCTGCCCCAATCCGGTGCTTGATTTCCGGCTGATGGATGTCCCGACCTTCCGCCTGTCCGTCCTGAGCGGTGCCGCCTCCCGCCTTGCCGCCGGGTCATTTCCGTTTCTGATGCCCGCCATGTTGCAGATCGGCTTTGGACTGAGCCCGGCACAAAGCGGCATGGTCGTCTTTGCGGCCCCCATCGGAGCGCTTTGCTCGCGTCTGTATGTGCCGCGTCTGTTCCGTCGCTTCGGTTTCCGGGCCGTGATGATGACGATGGGTTGGGGCGGCGCGCTCACTTTTGGCGCAATCGCCTGTTTCCAGCCAGGCTGGCCGCTCTGGACGCTGACATTGGTGCTGCTGGCGTCGGGCGCTGTGCAGGCCATCCAGTTCTCGGCCTACAACTCCATCGCCTACGCCGATCTGCCGGAAGAGCGGATGAGCAATGCGACCAGTTTCTATTCCACTTTCCAGCAAATGATGCTGTCAGCCGGCATCTGCGTGGCCGCACTGGCTGTGACGGTCTCGCGCGCTGTTCAGGATCATCCGCAGGCGGTGGCGGCGGATTTCAGAGTAGGGTTTCTGGTGGTGGGCGCGTTGACCTGCATCGCAGTGCCGGTGGCAGCACGGTTGCGGCCGGATGCGGGAGCGAATGTTAGTGGGCATCGGAAGAAGTAGAAGGTTTTGTTTCTACAACAATCGGCTGAAACAAGTCTGCTTTCGTCCGTTTGTCGGACGCAGGAGGAGTTGCTGGAGCTTCCGAAAAGTAGCCCATACATCTGGATGATAATATGTGCATAGTTATGTGTATTGATATGTGCTAAGCTTCGATTTTCAGGACATGGAGTAAAGCTATGGTTCGCTCGCGTTCCGTCAGCCCATCACGTCGCCCCACCAATGTGACGTTACCGGCGCAGTTACTCGAAGAAGCCAAATCGCTTGATCTCAACATATCGCAGGCCTGCGAACAGGGGTTGAAGTCTGCGATCGCTTCGATCCGCGCTCAGCAATGGCTCTCGGAAAACCGTGCCTCCCTTGAAGCATCCCGACAGTATGTCGAAGAGAATGGTCTTCCTCTCGCGGATTACCGGAAATTCTGAATGGCCCGTTTTGATGTGTATCGTCTGGCCGGACGAGGTGAAGCGCGTTTCGTTCTGGATGTACAGGCAGACTTGCTGGGTGAGTTGGGCACCCGCATCGTAGTGCCGCTTTTATCACGGAAAGCAGCGCCCAAACCGGCAAAGAGACTCAATCCGGTTTTTGTAATAGACGACCATTCGTTCGTCATGATGACGCAGTTTATGGCTGCCGTGCCTAACCGTGATCTGAAGAAAATCGTGACTTCATTGTCTCTTTATCAGGATGAAATCACCCAAGCGCTTGATCTGCTTCTAACTGGTTTCTGAAACAGAGTCTTGGTCGGTTTTCGTCTTCATCTACGCCATTGATACGATGCTCGCTGTTTTTGAAGACGGGCACTTGCACGTATATGTTACGCTTCTAATGGCAGTGGTGAGGCAGCGACTGCTTTAGGAGCGAAATCGTGGATGATGATCAGAAAGGTCGCGGAGTAAATCTTGAAGAAGCTGAACAATTACGTCGGCTGCTTACAGCGCTTGAGGAGCAGGTGAGAAGCCGTCAAGGTCAAGCTGGCGTAGATGAGCTCTCGATGGAAGTTGCGAAGATACGAGAAGCGGTTCAGGCCGGAAATCGTACAACTCTCTTCACGGAGATCTTCAAATCGGTTCGTAGCATCGCTGAAGGAATTGTTGGCGCTACAATTTACGACCTCATCCCCAACGGGGTAAAGTCTTCACTTAAAGAGGAGCTACTCGGGGCACCTCAAGACCCCCGCGATGTCGATGATAGACGCCTTTACGCAATTCGCGTTCAGATTATGTGCGAATCGGTGTTAGCTTTTCAATTCGCCGTCAATACATGCTTGCCATTTGCCTTTACTTTGAACGGCTTAGATATGCGTATCTGGTGCGGTCCTCAGTTGGCGGCAATGTTACGATTAGCTTTTGAGAATAGCGGCATCGAATACGCGGTCAGTGAGGATTTTGGAATAAGACTTCACGTTCTGTCGGCACGGGAGGCAACGATTGTGAAAGCATGGCTGTCGCAAGTCCGAGAAAAAGTTGCACTCGCGGTCTTGCGAGTGTCTGGATCATCACCAGAGGAAGCGGTAATCGACGCTTTGGCGGAGCTGTATACGATTTTGCCCCAGATCCGGCCGTAACGACGGCGGGGGGAGGTAAGCTGATCACTGTCGGGGGCGGCATTATCGCTGTCGCCTGTTCTCGAAGGATGTTGCTATGCCAAACCAATGCAAATCGTGCAGGGGTTACGAGACAGAGTAAAGGTATAGTGAGGTGGGATTGGTGGTGATGTCTGCTTGTGAGCATTTGTGTCGGGAGTCCGACAATCAGCTTTTCCCCTCCAAGCCAGCCATTCAAATAATTGGCCACAGATAACAAATAAGCCAAACAACAAAAAACCGGGACAGGCCACACCCATCATCCCGGTTCCATTAGCGCATCAGAGCCATTCAGCTCCAATCACCCATCAATCTGGCTGAAATCCGCAATCAGACGCGTCATCCGCACCAGTTCCGACAACAGCTTCAGACGATTGCCACGAACCTGCGCATCATCGGCATTGACCGTCACCTTGTCGAAGAACGTGTCCAGCACCGAGCGCAGGCTGGCGGCCTCACGCATCGCATCCGAATAGCGCTCCTCGCCAAAGGCCGCTTCCACCTTGGGAATGACCGCACCCAGCGCATTGGCCAGAGCGATTTCCTCCGGCTGCGTGTAAAGCGCGGCATCGGGTGTCCCTTCGTGCGGGCCGTCCTTCTTGTCCTCGATCCGCAGAATGTTCGCAGCCCGCTTGGTCGCGGCAAGCAGGTTCTTTCCATCCTCCGTCGCCAGCATGGAAACGAGCGCATCCGTACGGGCCAGCAGACGCACGATATCGCTGTCCGTATTGCCAACCGAAACGGCGGCGAGAATGTCGTGACGCGCGCCTTCACTACGCAGCTGCACGCGCAGACGTTCGGCGATAAAGCCCGGCAGCAGATCCAGATCAGGTGCGTTCTGAAGGGCAGGGGGCAGAGCCGCGGACGCCTTCACGAACAGTGCCACCAGATCAAGACGCAGACTGTTGGTGCGGATCAGGTTGATAATCCCCAAAGCTGCGCGACGCAGGCCATACGGATCGCCGGAACCGCTCGGCTTCGCGCCCACAGCAAAGAACCCGACCAGCATGTCAAACCGGTCAGCCAGCGCGAGGGCGATGGAAACTGGAGCCGTCGGCACAGTATCGGCAGGACCGCGCGGCATATACTGCTCGGCAATCGCGGTGCAGACATCCTCAGGCTCATGGTCGTGACGGGCGTAATAACCGCCCATCACGCCCTGCAACTCGGGGAACTCGCCGACCATACCGGTGGAAAGATCGCTCTTGCTCAGCAGCGCGGCGCGCGCGGCATGGGACGGGTTGGCACCCACCATCGGCGCGATGATCTCCGCCAAACGCACAAGCCGCTTCACGCGTTCGCCCTGACTGCCGAGATCGGCATGGAACGTGACGCGGTCGAGGCCCGCAACACGTGACTCAAGTGTCTGCTTGCGATCCAGATCCCAGAAATGACGCGCATCGGAGAAGCGGGCGCGCAGCACGCGCTCGTTGCCGGCAATGACCTGTGCGCCGCCATCACTGGGTTCGATATTCGCCACAAACGCGAAGCGTGGCGCTGCGGTACCGTCGCTATGGCGCAGCGCAAAGTAACGCTGGTTCACGCGCATGGAGACCTGCATCACCTCGGCAGGCAGTTCCATGAACGTCTCGTCAATGCGACCGAGCAGCGGCACCGGCCATTCGACCAGTCCGGCGACCTCGTCCACCAGTCCGGCATCGGGGACGATGTTCAGCCCTTCCTGTCCGGCCAGTTCATTGATGCCTTTCAGGATGGTCTGACGACGCTCCGCTGCATCGATCAGCACACGCCGTTCACGCAGCCCATCGCGCCAGCTGTCAAAACCGGAAACGGTGAACGGCTCTGCACGGGTCGCGCCAACCGGGAAGAAGCGATGCCCTTCCGTCTGGTTGCCGCTCTTTAGACCATGGCCATTATCCGTGTCCGTCGCTAGTGAGAAGGGAACAACTGTCCCATCGAGCAGACACAGGATACGGCGAAGCGGACGCACCCACGTAAAGCTGCTGCCCGTGCCCCAGCGCATCGACTTCGGCCATGGGAACTGGCGGAGGATCTCAGGCAGACGCTCGGCCAGAGAAACCTCGGCGGAAATGGCGGGCGTCTGACGGTTCAGCACCCAGAAGCCGTTTTCCAGAACCAGATCGTCCTTGGTCACGCCATGCTTGCGTGTGAAACCGGCCAGAGCCTGTTCCGGCGCGCTCTCGCGTGGGCCGCGTTCGGAAACGGTTTCAGCCGGGACCTCGGTGTTCAGACCGCAGGTAAGGGCGATGCGACGCGGACCGGTAAAGGTCTTCACATCACGAGGATTGAGGGCGGCAAAGGTTTTCTGGAACAGACGCGCCAGATCCTCGCCCGCCGTTTCCTGCATGCGGGCCGGGATTTCTTCCGAGAGAAGTTCGAGCAGAAGTTCAGCCATGACTCAGCCCTCCACCTTCTTTGTGGCAGCTTCTTCGGCCAGCCAGGTTTCACAGCAGAGTTTCGCCAGCGTGCGGACGCGACCGATATAGGAAGCCCGCTCGCTCACGCTGATGACGCCACGCGCATCGAGCAGGTTGAACAGATGGCTGGCCTTCAGACACTGATCGTACGCAGGCTGGGCCACACCCGCTTCCGCCAGCGCCACAGACTCCTTTTCGGCGTCAGTGAAGTGGCGATGCAGCATCTCCGTGTTCGCCAGCTCAAAGTTATGCCGCGAGTAATCACGCTCGGCTCGCAGGAACACGTCGCCATATTTCAGACCGGCGTCGTTGAAGGCGAGGTCATAAACGTTCTCGACGCCCTGCACATACATGGCGAGGCGCTCAAGCCCGTAGGTCAGTTCCGTGGACGGGACCGACACAGGGATACCGCCGACCTGCTGGAAGTAGGTGAACTGCGTCACTTCCATGCCGTCACACCAGACTTCCCAGCCCAGCCCCCATGCGCCGATGGTCGGGTTCTCCCAGTCATCCTCGACAAAGCGGATATCGTGCAGATCCGGGTCGATCCCGATGGCGCGATAGCTCTCCAGAAGAAGCTGCTGGCTCTCTTCCGGCGTCGGCTTCAGCAGCACCTGATACTGGTAATAGTGCTGGAGCCGGTTCGGGTTCTCGCCATAGCGCCCGTCGGAAGGGCGGCGGGACGGCTGCACGTAGGCTGCCTTCCACGGAGTGTCGCCCAGAGCCCGCAGCGTGGTATGCGGGGAGAGCGTACCCGCGCCGACCTCGATGTCGTAGGGCTGAAGGATGGCGCACCCTTGGGCCGACCAGAAGCGATGGAGGGTCAGGATCAGATCCTGAAACGACAGGGGTTTGCCGGTAGGGCGAGGGGACGCCGGGTCCATGGGACTTAACAAGCTCCGCTTATATGCAGGGGCGGGCACCATACAGTGATGAAGCCGGAACGGAAAGAAAGGAGCCGGAGGGGACCGTCGTGCGTTGCGGGAATGGCAGCTCTCGGGGCTGTTTCTTGTCTCCTGACGGACAGGAGGGCATGACTGGGACAAACAAAAAGAAAGAGACCAAGCCGATGAAGCGCTTCTTCAACTCCCGTGAAACTCTGG
Protein-coding regions in this window:
- a CDS encoding MFS transporter, translating into MPALRRSQIIALTISSLLFMEQLDGTILATALPAIASSLHVDPVAASVALTSYIVGLAIFIPASGAVADRFGSRTTLMTAITLFIVCSILCGQASSLPVLAFGRMLQGVGGALMVPVGRLVLLRSVAKSELLKTMTWMMMPATLGPMLGPVLGGFITTLLSWRWNFYLNVPVGLLGLYLTWKHVPQLREKQSRPFDWPGMGLAGGGLALLSFSAEMISHNTKPYWLSASLLIAGACLFLGYFRHMKRCPNPVLDFRLMDVPTFRLSVLSGAASRLAAGSFPFLMPAMLQIGFGLSPAQSGMVVFAAPIGALCSRLYVPRLFRRFGFRAVMMTMGWGGALTFGAIACFQPGWPLWTLTLVLLASGAVQAIQFSAYNSIAYADLPEERMSNATSFYSTFQQMMLSAGICVAALAVTVSRAVQDHPQAVAADFRVGFLVVGALTCIAVPVAARLRPDAGANVSGHRKK
- a CDS encoding type II toxin-antitoxin system CcdA family antitoxin, with amino-acid sequence MVRSRSVSPSRRPTNVTLPAQLLEEAKSLDLNISQACEQGLKSAIASIRAQQWLSENRASLEASRQYVEENGLPLADYRKF
- a CDS encoding CcdB family protein — its product is MARFDVYRLAGRGEARFVLDVQADLLGELGTRIVVPLLSRKAAPKPAKRLNPVFVIDDHSFVMMTQFMAAVPNRDLKKIVTSLSLYQDEITQALDLLLTGF
- the glyS gene encoding glycine--tRNA ligase subunit beta gives rise to the protein MAELLLELLSEEIPARMQETAGEDLARLFQKTFAALNPRDVKTFTGPRRIALTCGLNTEVPAETVSERGPRESAPEQALAGFTRKHGVTKDDLVLENGFWVLNRQTPAISAEVSLAERLPEILRQFPWPKSMRWGTGSSFTWVRPLRRILCLLDGTVVPFSLATDTDNGHGLKSGNQTEGHRFFPVGATRAEPFTVSGFDSWRDGLRERRVLIDAAERRQTILKGINELAGQEGLNIVPDAGLVDEVAGLVEWPVPLLGRIDETFMELPAEVMQVSMRVNQRYFALRHSDGTAAPRFAFVANIEPSDGGAQVIAGNERVLRARFSDARHFWDLDRKQTLESRVAGLDRVTFHADLGSQGERVKRLVRLAEIIAPMVGANPSHAARAALLSKSDLSTGMVGEFPELQGVMGGYYARHDHEPEDVCTAIAEQYMPRGPADTVPTAPVSIALALADRFDMLVGFFAVGAKPSGSGDPYGLRRAALGIINLIRTNSLRLDLVALFVKASAALPPALQNAPDLDLLPGFIAERLRVQLRSEGARHDILAAVSVGNTDSDIVRLLARTDALVSMLATEDGKNLLAATKRAANILRIEDKKDGPHEGTPDAALYTQPEEIALANALGAVIPKVEAAFGEERYSDAMREAASLRSVLDTFFDKVTVNADDAQVRGNRLKLLSELVRMTRLIADFSQIDG
- a CDS encoding glycine--tRNA ligase subunit alpha yields the protein MDPASPRPTGKPLSFQDLILTLHRFWSAQGCAILQPYDIEVGAGTLSPHTTLRALGDTPWKAAYVQPSRRPSDGRYGENPNRLQHYYQYQVLLKPTPEESQQLLLESYRAIGIDPDLHDIRFVEDDWENPTIGAWGLGWEVWCDGMEVTQFTYFQQVGGIPVSVPSTELTYGLERLAMYVQGVENVYDLAFNDAGLKYGDVFLRAERDYSRHNFELANTEMLHRHFTDAEKESVALAEAGVAQPAYDQCLKASHLFNLLDARGVISVSERASYIGRVRTLAKLCCETWLAEEAATKKVEG